In the genome of Flexistipes sinusarabici DSM 4947, one region contains:
- a CDS encoding Mu transposase domain-containing protein, translating to MPFELVDYYPRKVTNDCLVSYCASMYSVPFQYVGSIVHVQDDKKGLICIYSGNEKIAEHKKATVKYQVKREKEHFRGIFSSGKNKVSQPLPRLDEHSAPEVTQRDLSVYEQFALEVNQ from the coding sequence ATACCATTTGAGCTGGTGGATTATTATCCAAGAAAAGTGACTAACGACTGTTTAGTATCTTATTGTGCAAGTATGTACTCAGTACCTTTTCAATATGTGGGCAGCATAGTTCACGTACAGGATGACAAAAAAGGGTTAATCTGTATATACAGCGGGAATGAAAAAATTGCAGAGCATAAAAAAGCAACTGTAAAATATCAGGTAAAAAGGGAAAAAGAGCACTTCAGGGGCATTTTCAGTTCAGGCAAAAACAAGGTCAGCCAACCTTTACCACGCCTGGATGAACATTCAGCCCCCGAAGTGACTCAAAGAGACCTTTCAGTATATGAGCAATTCGCTTTGGAGGTAAACCAATGA
- a CDS encoding IS1634 family transposase — MFIRSYITNNKKTGKKYTAYKLVESYRTPKGPRQRIVMDMGDLSHIPPMQLKELANRIEQLLDGYEEPVFKPDEETEELAHTYAKKAKLNMITASSKQPESKENSYEPEYEQVDVSSIEVSEPRSIGGEYICNESFKELGIGDMLKSLGFTESEIDISRALIIGRMLNPGSELNTYEWLKEKSGLFELLGINYHRKSLRQFYRVSEKLFKYSEEIEKKLFEYEQQLFNFENKILLYDLTNTHFEGIQKNNKKAKRGKSKQKRSDCPLVTLGVVLNEEGFPICSKIYEGNQSETKTLIDIVTDLSSQVNLQVKPTVVIDAGIASEENLGYIKDSGYNYIAVSRKKDTALDYSDGEDIRIKNDSYSVKGKLNIVDGESFLCVSSEMREIKEGGIKDRFRQRFEEGLENIRSSLFKKNGVKRYEKVLERIGRLKSKCSKVSGYYDIDVVKKEDSGNAADIRWRVDEEKLSGTLDGHYVIRTNFTDLSEQEIWDIYVMLNDVESTFRTLKSELGLRPVYHSKESAVEGHLFISVLAYHLVHNLRRKLKSEGIHYSWRTVRKKLSNHMRMTVSMNTEENARIMQRVTSKTEEHQKSIYKALGYSSKILRNKKVCSE; from the coding sequence ATGTTTATAAGATCATACATAACCAATAATAAAAAGACCGGAAAAAAGTATACTGCCTATAAGCTGGTGGAATCATACCGTACTCCCAAGGGTCCCAGACAACGTATTGTTATGGACATGGGAGATCTGTCTCATATTCCTCCCATGCAGTTAAAAGAACTTGCAAACCGTATAGAGCAATTGCTTGACGGTTATGAGGAACCTGTATTCAAGCCTGATGAGGAGACGGAAGAGCTTGCCCATACTTATGCAAAGAAAGCAAAATTGAATATGATCACAGCGTCTTCAAAGCAACCTGAATCAAAGGAGAATTCTTATGAGCCGGAATACGAGCAAGTGGATGTATCCAGTATAGAAGTATCAGAGCCCCGGAGCATAGGCGGAGAGTATATATGCAATGAATCATTTAAAGAGCTTGGTATAGGAGATATGCTGAAATCTCTTGGTTTCACGGAATCCGAGATAGATATATCCAGGGCTTTAATAATAGGTCGGATGCTTAATCCGGGCAGTGAACTTAATACGTATGAATGGTTAAAGGAGAAGTCGGGTTTATTTGAATTACTTGGAATAAATTATCACAGGAAATCGCTGAGGCAGTTTTACCGTGTATCGGAAAAGCTTTTTAAGTATTCAGAAGAGATAGAGAAAAAACTTTTTGAGTATGAACAGCAGTTGTTTAACTTTGAAAATAAGATTTTGCTTTATGATCTTACGAACACACATTTTGAAGGTATCCAGAAAAATAACAAAAAGGCTAAGCGTGGTAAATCAAAGCAGAAGCGTTCAGATTGCCCCCTTGTGACACTGGGAGTAGTGTTGAATGAGGAAGGTTTTCCGATATGCAGCAAGATATATGAGGGCAATCAATCAGAAACGAAGACGTTAATTGATATAGTAACGGATTTATCATCACAGGTTAATTTACAGGTAAAGCCTACAGTAGTAATAGATGCCGGAATAGCTTCGGAGGAGAATTTAGGGTATATAAAGGATTCCGGGTATAATTATATTGCAGTCTCCAGGAAGAAGGATACAGCCCTTGATTATTCAGACGGAGAGGATATCAGGATAAAGAATGATTCTTATAGTGTGAAAGGCAAATTGAATATTGTAGATGGTGAGAGTTTTTTATGTGTAAGCAGTGAGATGCGGGAGATTAAAGAGGGTGGTATTAAAGACAGGTTTAGGCAGAGATTTGAAGAAGGTCTTGAGAATATACGGTCTTCATTATTCAAGAAGAATGGTGTTAAGCGTTATGAGAAGGTTCTTGAGCGTATTGGCAGACTTAAGAGTAAATGCAGCAAGGTATCGGGATATTATGATATAGACGTTGTGAAAAAAGAAGATTCTGGCAATGCAGCAGATATACGCTGGAGAGTTGATGAGGAGAAACTTTCCGGTACACTTGACGGCCACTATGTAATCCGGACAAATTTCACTGACTTAAGTGAGCAGGAGATATGGGATATATATGTAATGCTTAATGATGTGGAATCCACATTCAGGACATTGAAGAGTGAATTGGGTTTAAGGCCTGTATATCACAGCAAGGAATCAGCTGTGGAGGGTCATCTTTTTATAAGTGTTTTGGCGTATCATTTGGTTCATAATCTTAGGAGGAAGTTGAAATCAGAGGGTATACATTACAGTTGGCGTACAGTTCGTAAAAAACTTTCTAATCATATGCGGATGACGGTTTCGATGAATACGGAGGAAAATGCAAGGATAATGCAGAGGGTGACTTCTAAGACTGAAGAACACCAAAAGTCAATTTATAAGGCCTTGGGGTATTCAAGCAAAATTTTACGAAATAAAAAAGTCTGTAGTGAATAA
- a CDS encoding STT3 domain-containing protein, with amino-acid sequence MTTLDAYHWLRYADLYGEVPFDNNTQIPLRMYPDGESMPDKVPMLSYMIDKTKGLFDSEGYNEIYIAGIKLTNILGGLLVIPFILYFFSIGFPAAGILGGLIGNFSYAYYVRASTGRVDTDTLNMFFPFFAAYLIYLMDKCKTNKGIYFYSVILGLIMYLFTWWYEHPGFIIVYFAIFIFFLLIKT; translated from the coding sequence ATGACAACATTGGATGCATATCACTGGCTTAGATATGCTGATTTATACGGGGAAGTTCCTTTTGATAATAATACTCAAATACCGCTTAGGATGTATCCTGACGGGGAAAGTATGCCGGATAAAGTGCCGATGTTAAGCTATATGATAGACAAGACCAAAGGTTTGTTTGATTCAGAAGGTTATAATGAAATCTATATTGCAGGGATAAAGCTGACAAATATTCTGGGCGGTTTACTGGTTATCCCCTTCATACTTTATTTTTTCAGCATAGGTTTTCCCGCTGCAGGAATACTCGGAGGCTTAATAGGTAACTTCAGCTACGCTTATTATGTTCGGGCTTCCACAGGCAGGGTAGATACGGACACTTTAAATATGTTTTTCCCTTTTTTTGCCGCGTACCTGATATATCTCATGGACAAATGCAAAACAAATAAAGGTATTTATTTTTACTCGGTAATCTTAGGGCTGATCATGTATCTTTTTACATGGTGGTATGAACACCCCGGTTTTATCATTGTCTACTTTGCAATTTTTATTTTCTTTTTGCTTATTAAAACTTGA
- a CDS encoding MraY family glycosyltransferase encodes MIRSLLFAFMLSFFLNFAFIYLFKSRKFKDTFDGPQKFHITPTPRIGGLAIILSVFAAALFYHFTISKTDIFYILVSSIPISAAGLAEDVFKKVTPRIRLLAAIVSVLTGSLLLDMILRSIDIPFLDFLFQVNLFAYLFTILAVAGVANSINIIDGYNGLSSVVSILILFALSYVSFELNDELIMIMSFVTIGAVGGFFIWNYPFGKIFLGDGGAYFIGFIIALLSILLVNRHSEVSAWFPLLLVIYPVFETVFSMYRRKILKKSKVEHPDSYHLHQLIYKRVIPFIFDVDRNNKLLRNSATSPFLWLICSFGVIPAVIFWEYTYVLMFFVLLFCILYIWLYKSIVKFQIGKYLK; translated from the coding sequence ATGATAAGAAGTTTATTATTTGCATTCATGCTTTCCTTTTTTTTGAACTTTGCATTTATATACCTCTTTAAAAGCAGAAAATTTAAGGATACTTTTGATGGCCCACAAAAATTTCATATTACGCCCACTCCGAGAATCGGAGGGTTAGCAATAATCCTCAGTGTGTTTGCAGCTGCTCTTTTTTATCATTTTACGATAAGCAAGACGGACATCTTTTATATACTTGTCTCCTCTATACCTATAAGTGCTGCAGGTTTGGCAGAAGACGTTTTTAAAAAAGTAACCCCAAGAATCAGATTATTAGCAGCAATTGTTTCTGTTCTTACGGGTTCATTGTTACTTGATATGATTCTCAGAAGCATTGATATCCCTTTTCTCGACTTTTTATTCCAGGTCAATTTGTTTGCTTATTTATTTACAATTTTAGCAGTTGCCGGTGTGGCAAACTCCATTAATATTATTGACGGTTATAACGGGCTTTCATCCGTAGTTTCTATACTTATTCTTTTCGCTTTAAGTTATGTTTCATTTGAACTTAATGATGAATTGATTATGATTATGAGCTTTGTAACGATCGGGGCGGTAGGCGGTTTTTTTATTTGGAATTACCCATTTGGAAAAATTTTCTTAGGTGATGGAGGCGCATACTTTATAGGGTTTATTATAGCTCTTTTATCCATCCTGCTTGTGAACAGACACAGTGAAGTTTCTGCATGGTTTCCTTTATTGCTGGTAATCTATCCAGTATTTGAGACTGTTTTTTCTATGTACAGAAGAAAGATTTTAAAAAAATCAAAAGTTGAACATCCGGACAGCTATCATTTGCATCAATTAATCTATAAAAGAGTCATCCCGTTTATCTTTGATGTTGACAGAAACAACAAGCTTTTGAGAAATTCAGCTACCTCTCCTTTCTTATGGCTTATTTGTAGCTTCGGTGTAATACCTGCCGTTATATTCTGGGAATATACCTATGTACTCATGTTTTTTGTATTATTGTTCTGTATTCTATATATTTGGCTTTATAAAAGTATTGTTAAGTTTCAGATTGGAAAATATCTAAAGTAA
- a CDS encoding IS1634 family transposase: protein MFLRKVESKRKSGYTHTTVQLVESYRNEEGKSRTRILYHFGPLDKFLQADADKLVDSVLKMKGEVFLDHLEKFGSAKNFGDLFTIFRILKELKFFQEIEKIKESETRIEFDLVGHINALISNRINDPSSKLKLLSWLELVYLPELKSSGINYNNLLRSMDFLIKHKKRLEDRLAESVLSIFDLSLRMCFYDMTSSYFETNNLSDSDIRCYGYSRDNRSDRVQVTIGVVMTEEGIPIAHYVFPGNTADVSTLQEVVKDIKDRFGDFREVSIVTDKGMTSDKNIDYLLSGDHSFIVGESKTKKMSREILSEANTEQEDKESGFTYEKVVPYKYEVDGIKRLCNLRYVCSFNPETYRLNAEKFKVKLADYEEKLSEINVKDIDSADKYSQLKSWLKSHGMVKWFDLSIQGDVVISKSKDSVLSSVQAGFGWFLIKSNLSWEWNKEELVSGYKTLWKVEHGFRELKHSFDIRPMYHWTERRIRAHVFLCFIGMVATSVIEKRLKDSGIDMSWEKCLHEMRKIKVIDYRTKSGIYGHAINEISKQQEKLFRAVGCPKPKLGHL, encoded by the coding sequence ATGTTTTTGAGAAAAGTAGAGTCCAAAAGAAAATCAGGGTATACGCATACAACCGTGCAGCTGGTGGAATCATACAGAAATGAAGAGGGTAAGAGCAGAACAAGAATTCTTTATCATTTCGGTCCATTGGATAAATTTCTTCAGGCTGATGCTGACAAGCTTGTAGACAGTGTATTGAAGATGAAGGGCGAGGTATTTCTTGATCATTTGGAAAAATTTGGTTCAGCTAAAAACTTTGGAGATTTGTTTACTATATTCCGTATATTAAAGGAGCTAAAGTTTTTCCAGGAAATAGAAAAGATTAAGGAGAGTGAAACCCGTATAGAGTTTGATCTGGTAGGCCATATTAACGCATTGATCTCAAATAGAATTAATGACCCTTCGAGTAAACTAAAGTTATTAAGCTGGCTTGAGTTAGTATATTTGCCGGAATTAAAATCAAGCGGAATCAACTATAATAACCTATTAAGATCGATGGATTTTTTAATAAAGCATAAGAAACGTCTTGAAGATCGTCTTGCAGAGAGCGTGCTGAGTATTTTTGATTTAAGCCTGCGCATGTGTTTTTATGACATGACTTCGAGTTATTTTGAGACGAACAATTTAAGTGATTCAGATATACGTTGTTATGGTTATTCAAGGGACAACCGTTCAGACAGGGTACAGGTGACTATAGGTGTAGTAATGACAGAGGAAGGTATTCCGATAGCTCATTATGTGTTCCCGGGCAACACAGCAGATGTGAGTACCTTGCAGGAAGTGGTAAAAGATATAAAGGATAGATTTGGAGACTTTCGTGAAGTTTCGATAGTAACGGACAAGGGGATGACAAGTGACAAGAATATAGATTATTTACTATCCGGTGATCATTCATTTATAGTTGGAGAATCCAAGACTAAGAAGATGTCCAGAGAGATATTATCAGAAGCTAATACTGAGCAGGAGGACAAAGAGAGCGGTTTTACATATGAAAAAGTTGTACCGTATAAATATGAAGTTGACGGTATTAAAAGACTTTGCAATTTACGTTATGTTTGCAGTTTTAATCCTGAGACGTATCGCTTGAATGCTGAAAAATTCAAGGTAAAGCTTGCTGATTATGAAGAAAAGCTTTCGGAGATAAATGTTAAGGATATAGATTCAGCAGATAAGTATAGTCAACTTAAATCCTGGCTAAAATCACACGGTATGGTTAAGTGGTTTGATTTGTCTATCCAGGGTGACGTTGTTATTTCTAAATCCAAGGATTCGGTTCTGTCTTCAGTTCAAGCCGGTTTTGGCTGGTTTTTAATAAAGTCCAACTTATCCTGGGAGTGGAACAAAGAAGAGCTTGTATCAGGTTATAAGACATTATGGAAAGTGGAGCATGGTTTTCGTGAGTTAAAGCATTCATTTGATATCCGTCCTATGTATCATTGGACAGAAAGGCGCATTAGGGCGCATGTATTTCTTTGTTTCATAGGTATGGTAGCAACGAGTGTAATAGAGAAGAGGCTAAAAGATTCCGGGATTGATATGAGTTGGGAGAAATGCTTGCATGAAATGCGAAAAATTAAAGTTATAGATTACAGGACAAAGTCAGGTATTTATGGTCATGCTATTAATGAGATTAGTAAGCAGCAGGAAAAATTATTCAGAGCTGTGGGGTGTCCAAAACCTAAATTGGGACATTTGTAG
- the istB gene encoding IS21-like element helper ATPase IstB: MIIHERLNEAFHQLGLTQIPEILHNHSEAASKEDISYLEFLDKLLQDELAAKHSRFIKMKKRLSNLPFYKTLDQFDFDFQPSIDKRRINDLATLQFIEHRENLIFMGPPGVGKTHLAVALALEAIAKRYSVYFTTAHELVETLQAAYYNNTIKRKMKKYTKPDVLVIDEIGYRRMEDEAAHFFFQIISERYEKGAVILTSNKSYGAWGEIFGDTVLATAILDRLLHHSNTINIKGESYRIKEKKKAGFFERQTNSDENRKNDSLTEGITK, from the coding sequence ATGATTATTCACGAACGACTCAATGAAGCCTTCCATCAGCTGGGGCTTACTCAAATCCCCGAGATTCTCCACAATCATTCGGAAGCGGCTTCTAAAGAAGACATATCATATTTGGAATTTTTAGACAAGCTTTTACAGGATGAGCTGGCAGCAAAGCATTCGAGGTTTATAAAGATGAAGAAGCGGTTATCAAACCTCCCCTTTTACAAGACACTGGATCAGTTTGACTTTGATTTCCAGCCATCTATTGACAAAAGGCGTATCAACGATTTGGCAACACTACAATTTATTGAACATCGGGAAAATTTAATATTTATGGGACCTCCTGGCGTTGGTAAGACCCACCTTGCTGTTGCGTTGGCGCTTGAGGCAATTGCAAAGCGTTATTCTGTATATTTCACTACAGCCCATGAGCTCGTGGAAACCCTTCAGGCTGCTTATTATAATAACACAATAAAGCGAAAAATGAAGAAATATACGAAGCCTGATGTCTTGGTGATTGACGAAATTGGATATCGGCGCATGGAGGATGAAGCCGCACATTTTTTCTTTCAGATAATATCGGAAAGATATGAAAAAGGAGCTGTTATTCTGACCTCCAACAAGTCGTATGGTGCTTGGGGAGAAATATTCGGTGATACGGTACTTGCAACTGCAATTCTTGATCGTTTGCTGCACCACTCCAACACTATAAACATCAAGGGAGAGAGTTATCGTATTAAAGAAAAGAAAAAGGCTGGATTCTTTGAAAGACAGACTAACTCAGATGAGAACAGAAAAAACGATTCTCTGACAGAGGGTATCACCAAATGA
- a CDS encoding IS5 family transposase, which yields MRPKKQDSTTQELLEPLLVNIIDMKHPLIQLADKIDWEYFEKEFGSLYHRNDGRPGIPMRMMVGFHYLKYTYNLSDEDVVHGWKENPYWQYFTGEKVFQTKVPINPTSMTRFRNRLKEEDLLKFLEETINTAFRSGYLNKNDVKKVAADTTVQEKNITFPTDIKLFYTMIKYLVKFSKKHEIRLKETHEYSGKKLLMKYSGYVHAKQYKRAGKAVKKMKTKMGKLYRSIERVLPEELRNSDEFQQLKLFYESLWNRSKKSKNKLYSLHSPEVECISKGKSHKRYEFGNKVGFVGTLKKNFILSCKSFHGNPYDGHTLEENLCEAKTLLGSNGTIDTILVDLGYRKHNYRGDAKVHVVPRSMKKFKVNFKRLLKRRSCVEATIGHTKRDNRMDRNYLKGKEGDKANAILAASGHNLRLILAFLLFFLKKFMDNIAKKLANFANEVFLDKKYAKIYV from the coding sequence ATGCGTCCTAAGAAGCAAGATTCGACGACACAAGAGCTTTTAGAACCACTGCTTGTTAACATTATAGATATGAAACATCCATTAATACAATTAGCAGATAAAATAGACTGGGAATATTTTGAGAAAGAATTTGGCAGTCTTTATCACCGTAACGATGGTCGCCCAGGAATTCCAATGCGTATGATGGTTGGGTTTCATTATTTGAAATACACGTACAATTTGAGTGATGAAGACGTGGTGCATGGCTGGAAAGAAAACCCTTACTGGCAGTACTTCACTGGAGAAAAGGTATTCCAGACAAAGGTGCCGATAAATCCAACCAGCATGACAAGATTTCGGAATCGTTTAAAAGAAGAAGATTTGTTGAAGTTTTTAGAGGAGACAATTAACACTGCTTTTCGTAGTGGTTATCTTAATAAGAATGACGTAAAGAAAGTAGCTGCAGATACGACGGTGCAGGAAAAGAACATAACGTTTCCAACGGACATAAAACTTTTTTATACAATGATCAAATATCTTGTGAAATTTTCAAAGAAGCATGAGATAAGGTTAAAGGAGACACATGAATATTCCGGCAAGAAGCTATTGATGAAATATAGTGGCTATGTTCATGCGAAACAGTACAAGAGAGCGGGTAAGGCAGTAAAAAAGATGAAGACAAAGATGGGCAAATTATATCGTTCTATAGAAAGGGTTTTACCTGAGGAATTGAGGAATTCGGATGAGTTTCAACAGCTAAAGTTATTTTACGAGAGTTTGTGGAATCGGAGTAAAAAGAGCAAGAACAAACTTTACAGTCTTCACAGTCCAGAGGTTGAGTGCATTAGCAAGGGCAAGAGCCATAAGAGGTATGAGTTTGGTAACAAAGTAGGTTTTGTTGGTACATTGAAGAAGAATTTTATACTGAGTTGCAAATCATTTCACGGCAATCCTTATGACGGTCATACATTAGAAGAGAATTTATGTGAAGCAAAAACCCTTTTGGGTAGTAACGGTACAATAGATACGATATTGGTAGATTTGGGTTACAGGAAGCACAATTATAGAGGGGATGCAAAAGTCCATGTAGTTCCACGCAGTATGAAGAAATTCAAAGTTAATTTTAAGAGGTTATTGAAAAGACGAAGTTGTGTTGAGGCGACGATAGGTCATACTAAGCGAGATAACCGGATGGACAGAAATTATCTGAAAGGCAAAGAGGGAGATAAAGCTAATGCGATTTTGGCAGCAAGTGGACATAATTTAAGGCTGATACTGGCCTTTCTTTTATTTTTTCTCAAAAAATTTATGGATAATATTGCAAAAAAATTAGCAAATTTTGCAAACGAAGTGTTTCTGGATAAAAAGTATGCCAAAATATATGTATAG
- a CDS encoding nucleotidyltransferase domain-containing protein has product MEHLKMPANQTELTKGHILECLNRHKDVLRNKFSVIKIGLFGSYVNDTYDTGSDIDIYVKFSNTNFRNVAGAWVYIEKILDHKVDLVYDHKDLNKPLKENIEKEVMYG; this is encoded by the coding sequence ATGGAGCATTTAAAAATGCCTGCAAATCAAACAGAACTCACAAAAGGACATATCTTGGAATGTTTAAACCGACATAAAGACGTATTGCGTAACAAATTCAGCGTAATAAAAATTGGTCTGTTCGGCAGCTATGTAAATGATACTTATGATACGGGCAGTGACATTGATATTTATGTAAAATTCAGCAATACCAACTTCAGGAATGTTGCTGGAGCATGGGTTTATATAGAAAAAATTTTAGATCACAAAGTTGATTTGGTGTATGACCATAAAGACTTAAATAAACCATTAAAAGAGAATATCGAAAAAGAAGTCATGTATGGGTAA
- a CDS encoding transposase: MRKQPLVTDHVYHVFTKSIAGYEIFRGVADFHRMIEMMKFYGYEKRPARFSEYVRIKNKDEYLKKYIHSEDTIVDLVAYCLMPTHIHFLLVQKKDKGISAYMKNILDSYTRYFNNKNYRKGPLWQGRFKSVHVETDEQLLHLTRYIHLNPTSSKLVPTPEDWPYSSYREYLHESERNVCNFADYIDINPEQYRDFVTSRKNYQAKLNEIKHLLLE; this comes from the coding sequence ATGAGAAAACAGCCGCTTGTTACAGATCATGTTTATCATGTGTTCACAAAAAGCATAGCCGGATACGAAATATTCAGGGGCGTTGCTGATTTTCACAGAATGATAGAAATGATGAAGTTTTATGGTTATGAAAAGAGACCTGCCAGATTTTCTGAATACGTACGTATTAAAAACAAAGATGAGTATCTCAAAAAGTATATTCACTCTGAAGATACTATAGTGGATTTAGTCGCTTACTGTCTCATGCCCACTCATATTCATTTTCTGCTTGTTCAAAAGAAAGATAAAGGGATATCTGCTTATATGAAAAATATCCTGGACAGCTATACCAGATATTTTAATAACAAAAATTATAGAAAGGGACCTTTATGGCAGGGGAGATTTAAAAGTGTACATGTGGAAACGGATGAACAGTTACTGCATTTAACAAGATATATCCATCTTAATCCGACTTCTTCAAAATTAGTCCCAACTCCTGAAGACTGGCCGTATTCTTCATATAGAGAATACTTGCATGAATCAGAGCGTAATGTATGCAATTTTGCCGATTATATTGATATTAATCCTGAACAATACAGGGATTTTGTAACTTCCAGAAAAAATTACCAAGCAAAACTTAATGAAATAAAACACCTGCTCCTCGAATAA
- a CDS encoding IS1380-like element ISFsi1 family transposase has protein sequence MSKLNYKLERSNDKITPFGGISLLIPLLDKMGIRDFLDKELDHPGSNRGKPPSSKIIPVILSMICGGRSFSDIDKLSFDKVLSYISGIEDIPDSSSISRYFSKTESMLDEVAVNKTISKLGSLNYKIVKDALKRENLFSVTLDQDATYAKVYKRDAKYCYKKFKAYSSMTCFIGESGYCIDEEFREGNVSAQVGILEQLQRVHKYLESCGIEVSNVRNDSAGYQSKVLNYCFDNDLTFFIGGDLDSSVRKGINHIPSDSWKRYRNRYGDESDNEEIAEFIHCMENTKESFRIIVVRKKIESDNPTVPELLGDKYEYRVIATNSKLDAEKVVHFYNLRGVCEYNIKEAKYGFNLKSFPSGNLAGNGLWFKTGILAYNLIMYLKRIIMGGVYKNKEMGSIRYQVISIAGKLVSHGGNKLKLCCSVDMFKKMEQWRTECLTL, from the coding sequence ATGAGCAAACTAAACTACAAATTAGAAAGAAGCAATGATAAAATTACCCCATTTGGTGGAATATCTTTGTTAATCCCACTGTTAGATAAGATGGGCATCCGAGATTTCCTTGATAAAGAACTTGATCATCCAGGCTCTAACAGAGGCAAACCGCCATCTTCTAAAATAATTCCTGTTATTCTATCGATGATATGCGGTGGCAGGAGTTTCAGTGATATCGACAAACTTTCTTTTGATAAGGTTTTAAGCTATATCAGCGGTATTGAAGATATCCCGGATAGTTCCAGCATCAGTAGGTATTTTTCAAAAACAGAAAGCATGTTGGATGAAGTAGCAGTTAATAAAACAATCAGCAAACTGGGCAGTCTCAACTATAAAATAGTGAAAGATGCTTTAAAAAGAGAAAATTTATTTTCAGTTACTCTGGATCAGGACGCCACTTATGCAAAGGTGTATAAAAGGGATGCCAAGTATTGTTATAAGAAATTTAAAGCATACAGTTCTATGACGTGTTTTATAGGAGAGAGCGGTTATTGTATAGACGAGGAATTTCGGGAAGGCAATGTAAGTGCCCAGGTTGGCATACTTGAACAGCTTCAGAGAGTCCATAAATATCTTGAATCTTGTGGTATAGAAGTATCCAATGTTCGTAATGATTCTGCCGGTTACCAATCTAAAGTATTGAATTACTGTTTTGATAACGATTTAACGTTTTTTATAGGAGGTGACCTTGATAGTTCAGTTCGTAAAGGAATAAATCATATACCATCTGATTCATGGAAAAGATATAGAAATAGGTATGGAGATGAAAGCGATAATGAGGAAATAGCAGAGTTTATTCACTGTATGGAAAACACTAAGGAGAGTTTCCGTATAATAGTTGTTCGTAAGAAAATTGAGTCAGACAACCCCACAGTTCCGGAGCTTCTTGGTGATAAATATGAATATCGTGTTATTGCAACTAATTCAAAACTGGATGCAGAAAAGGTGGTACATTTTTATAATTTGCGCGGTGTTTGTGAATACAATATAAAAGAAGCAAAGTATGGTTTTAATTTAAAAAGCTTTCCTTCGGGTAATCTTGCGGGTAACGGCTTATGGTTTAAGACAGGAATACTGGCATATAATCTGATTATGTACCTCAAACGAATCATAATGGGAGGTGTCTATAAAAATAAAGAGATGGGTAGTATACGTTATCAGGTCATATCTATAGCGGGGAAACTTGTGTCCCACGGCGGTAATAAACTGAAGTTGTGCTGCAGTGTGGATATGTTCAAAAAAATGGAACAGTGGAGGACAGAATGTTTAACGTTGTGA